Proteins encoded together in one Anoxybacillus flavithermus window:
- a CDS encoding N-acetylmuramoyl-L-alanine amidase, which translates to MVKIVLDAGHGGRDPGAVGNGLREKDVTLTIVTKIGEMLKEYERVDVHYTRTDDQFIELSERAAMANRIGADFFLSVHVNAGGGTGFESYIFNGNVSKETVSYQNIIHDEVMKAIGDVRDRGKKRASYAVLRQTNMPALLTENLFIDNAGDAAKLKSDEFLSQIARGHVEGMAKAFGLQKKPPAPPKDDGKLYRVQVGAFRDKKNAERLVEELRKKGYDAIIV; encoded by the coding sequence ATGGTAAAAATTGTTTTAGATGCAGGGCACGGAGGACGTGATCCGGGGGCGGTCGGAAACGGACTTCGTGAAAAAGATGTAACGTTAACGATTGTGACGAAAATAGGGGAGATGTTGAAAGAGTATGAACGTGTCGATGTACACTATACGCGGACAGACGACCAGTTTATTGAACTCTCGGAACGGGCAGCGATGGCGAATCGGATCGGTGCGGACTTCTTTTTATCCGTTCATGTGAACGCAGGTGGTGGAACAGGATTTGAATCATATATATTCAATGGAAATGTGAGCAAAGAAACTGTTTCATATCAAAACATCATTCATGATGAAGTGATGAAAGCGATTGGAGATGTGCGCGATCGCGGAAAAAAACGTGCGAGCTATGCGGTGCTTCGTCAAACGAATATGCCAGCTTTATTGACGGAAAACTTATTTATCGACAACGCAGGAGATGCCGCAAAGCTGAAATCAGACGAATTTCTGTCGCAAATTGCCCGCGGTCATGTAGAAGGAATGGCGAAAGCGTTCGGATTGCAAAAGAAACCGCCTGCTCCACCGAAAGACGATGGAAAGTTATACCGCGTGCAAGTCGGAGCATTTCGCGATAAAAAAAATGCAGAACGTCTCGTCGAAGAGTTAAGAAAAAAAGGATACG
- a CDS encoding FMN-dependent NADH-azoreductase, translating into MAKVLYITANPKQEQQSFSLSVGRAFLETYKQHHPEDEIVELHLYDIDVPYIDADVFSGWGKLQQGQAFDQLSKDEQQKVARINELCDQFIEADKYVFVTPMWNFSFPPKLKAYIDTLCIAGKTFKYTEEGSVGLLKGKKALHIQARGGIYSEGPAKEMEFGDRYLRAVLAFIGITDVQTIAVEGMNAFPNEAEAIKQQAIERAKEAAKQF; encoded by the coding sequence ATGGCAAAAGTACTTTATATTACTGCAAATCCAAAACAAGAACAACAATCATTTAGTTTATCAGTCGGTCGTGCGTTTTTAGAAACTTACAAACAACATCATCCAGAAGATGAAATCGTTGAACTACACTTGTACGATATCGACGTCCCTTACATTGATGCTGATGTATTTAGCGGCTGGGGCAAACTACAACAAGGACAAGCATTTGACCAATTAAGCAAAGATGAACAACAAAAAGTAGCGCGCATCAACGAATTATGCGACCAATTTATTGAAGCTGACAAATATGTATTCGTCACACCGATGTGGAACTTTAGCTTCCCTCCAAAATTGAAGGCATATATCGATACGCTTTGTATCGCCGGAAAAACGTTTAAATATACAGAAGAAGGGTCTGTTGGACTACTAAAAGGGAAAAAAGCGCTCCACATTCAAGCGCGAGGAGGTATATATTCTGAAGGTCCGGCGAAAGAAATGGAGTTTGGTGACCGCTATTTAAGAGCTGTTCTCGCTTTTATCGGCATAACAGACGTTCAAACGATTGCGGTCGAAGGCATGAACGCTTTTCCAAACGAAGCAGAAGCCATTAAACAACAAGCAATCGAACGAGCAAAAGAAGCAGCGAAACAGTTTTAA
- the ytvI gene encoding sporulation integral membrane protein YtvI, which yields MKKWLVLALLAAIAFFLLPYSLPLVFAFFTALLLEPGVQKLQKSGLKRIHAVTITFMLFLLAMGGLAYFVVAILVEQTMMFSQKMPLFLSEITAVVNELIQKWQSYSSDIPREIITSLENSVETVKNMLLSFATNLTQAMIGYLTKIPEFLIHFLVYLVALFLISLDWPRLKKALEKHLSERTKQRLTIIITQLSRAGVGFIKAQFLLSVITFLLALGGLLMLRVDYPILFSLLIVVVDILPILGTGSVLVPWGIFHIANGHSATGIGLIVLFVAITVIRRTIEPKIFSSNLGISPLAALVSVYLGFRLLGFLGLFVGPAIVIVIEAMVKAGIIKFTFKL from the coding sequence ATGAAAAAGTGGCTTGTTCTTGCACTGTTGGCAGCAATCGCGTTTTTTTTGCTTCCGTACAGTTTACCGCTCGTGTTTGCGTTCTTTACCGCCCTTCTCCTTGAGCCGGGAGTACAAAAGCTGCAAAAAAGCGGATTGAAACGAATCCACGCAGTAACGATTACGTTTATGCTCTTTTTGCTTGCGATGGGAGGACTTGCTTATTTTGTTGTTGCGATTCTCGTTGAACAGACGATGATGTTTTCGCAAAAAATGCCGCTCTTTTTATCGGAAATTACCGCAGTTGTCAATGAGCTCATTCAAAAATGGCAGTCGTATTCTAGCGACATTCCGCGTGAAATCATTACATCGCTCGAAAATAGCGTCGAAACGGTGAAAAATATGCTTTTGTCGTTTGCGACAAATTTGACGCAAGCGATGATTGGCTATTTGACGAAAATTCCAGAATTTTTAATTCATTTTCTCGTCTATTTAGTTGCGCTTTTTCTTATTAGTCTCGATTGGCCGCGGCTCAAAAAAGCGCTCGAAAAACATTTGTCCGAGCGCACAAAGCAACGGTTGACAATCATTATAACGCAGCTAAGCCGTGCAGGTGTCGGCTTTATTAAAGCGCAGTTTTTATTGAGCGTCATTACGTTTTTGCTTGCGTTAGGCGGCTTGCTTATGTTAAGGGTCGATTATCCGATTCTTTTTTCCTTGTTAATTGTTGTTGTCGATATTTTGCCGATTTTAGGGACAGGTTCGGTGTTAGTGCCATGGGGAATTTTTCATATTGCCAACGGACATAGCGCGACAGGCATTGGGTTAATTGTCCTATTTGTCGCCATTACGGTCATCCGCCGAACAATCGAACCGAAAATTTTCTCGTCGAACTTAGGCATTAGCCCGCTCGCCGCATTAGTAAGCGTCTACTTAGGATTCCGCCTCCTTGGCTTTCTTGGACTGTTCGTCGGCCCTGCCATCGTCATTGTCATTGAAGCGATGGTAAAAGCAGGGATTATTAAATTCACATTTAAACTGTGA
- a CDS encoding alanine/ornithine racemase family PLP-dependent enzyme produces MTAKVEIDLRKIRHNAKTLKKWCEEKGIQMTAVIKGVNGDMEIARALVDSGITSLADTKVERIAKLKSAQIPATYMLIRTPALSEVSEVVRHVDVSAQSEIDVVRAISAEAVRQNKTHAIIVMVEMGDLREGVMPKDVPAFIEQILQLPNIQVVGIGANFACFGGIIPTEQKMRELSSLAKHIQKEYSLFLPYVSGGNSANYYWLKQTKDVGCINHLRLGEAIFLGRETIRGAAIPGLYQDAFCFVAEVIEVKTKPSVPYGVQSRNAFGEAPTFPERGMMKRAIVGIGRQDVYVNGLTPLQPVQIIGSSSDHMIVDATYTDIQVGDHLRFAVDYGAMISLMTSPHVQKTYVQTDEKNGRFPTKTSA; encoded by the coding sequence ATGACGGCGAAAGTCGAAATTGACTTGCGGAAAATTCGTCATAATGCTAAAACGCTGAAAAAATGGTGCGAAGAAAAAGGAATTCAAATGACCGCTGTCATCAAAGGGGTAAACGGAGATATGGAAATTGCCCGCGCTCTTGTCGATAGCGGTATCACAAGTTTAGCGGATACGAAAGTCGAGCGCATCGCAAAATTAAAATCAGCGCAAATTCCAGCAACGTATATGCTTATTCGCACGCCTGCGCTAAGCGAAGTGAGCGAAGTTGTTCGACATGTCGATGTGAGCGCTCAATCGGAAATCGACGTCGTGCGTGCCATCTCTGCAGAAGCGGTGAGGCAAAACAAAACGCATGCGATCATTGTGATGGTCGAGATGGGCGATTTGCGCGAAGGCGTCATGCCGAAAGATGTGCCGGCGTTTATTGAACAAATCTTGCAGTTGCCAAACATTCAAGTGGTCGGCATCGGGGCGAATTTCGCCTGCTTTGGCGGCATTATTCCAACAGAGCAAAAAATGCGTGAGCTTTCGTCACTTGCGAAACATATTCAAAAAGAGTATTCGTTATTTTTACCGTACGTATCCGGTGGCAATTCCGCGAACTATTATTGGTTAAAACAAACGAAAGACGTCGGTTGCATTAACCATTTACGATTAGGTGAAGCCATTTTTTTAGGACGCGAGACGATTCGTGGCGCAGCCATCCCCGGCCTATATCAAGATGCGTTTTGTTTCGTCGCAGAAGTGATTGAAGTAAAAACGAAACCGTCTGTCCCATATGGTGTACAAAGCCGCAATGCATTTGGCGAAGCGCCGACGTTTCCAGAGCGCGGCATGATGAAACGCGCCATTGTCGGCATCGGCCGCCAAGACGTGTACGTCAACGGATTAACTCCTCTACAACCCGTTCAAATCATTGGCTCAAGCAGCGACCATATGATTGTTGACGCTACATACACCGACATTCAAGTCGGCGACCATCTTCGCTTTGCGGTTGACTACGGTGCGATGATTTCGCTCATGACGTCCCCGCACGTTCAAAAAACGTATGTACAAACAGATGAAAAAAACGGTCGTTTTCCGACAAAAACGTCGGCGTAA
- a CDS encoding DUF1611 domain-containing protein produces MKKYAIVYCEHQFGSMDGKTANGLVRDSGLYEIVAVIDSTKAGQDAGEVLDQKKNGIPICKNLQDAIASAKEKPNYFILGIAPANAFLKKEERQVIIEAMEAGMHIINPLQEFLTEDEEMMTMAKRYGVTIRDVRKPRPKKEWTLFTGRILQVKTPIVAVLGTDGACGKRTTAMIVDKALQKRGYKTAFVATGQTGLIQGASYGFAMDAFPLQYMIGELEREVVRAYETERPDIIIVEGQGALSHPAYVSSAGILKGARPQAVILQHPPKRKVLGDFPFVEMPTVESEIALIEHFGKTKVVAITLNHEGMTDDELKQTIYEYERKFRMPVTDVLKYGADKVVDRLIDYFPSLQKLEVAVS; encoded by the coding sequence ATGAAGAAATACGCCATTGTGTATTGTGAACATCAATTTGGTTCCATGGATGGAAAAACAGCGAATGGGCTTGTGCGCGATTCAGGGCTGTATGAGATCGTTGCAGTCATTGATTCGACAAAAGCTGGTCAAGATGCCGGAGAGGTGCTTGATCAAAAGAAAAATGGCATTCCGATTTGTAAAAACCTTCAAGATGCAATAGCCTCCGCAAAAGAAAAACCGAACTACTTCATCTTAGGAATTGCTCCAGCGAACGCTTTTCTCAAAAAAGAAGAACGCCAAGTAATCATCGAAGCAATGGAAGCAGGCATGCACATCATTAATCCACTTCAAGAGTTTTTAACAGAAGATGAAGAAATGATGACGATGGCGAAGCGATACGGGGTAACGATTCGCGACGTTCGCAAACCGCGTCCGAAAAAAGAATGGACGTTGTTTACGGGACGTATTTTGCAAGTGAAAACGCCAATTGTGGCGGTGCTCGGGACAGACGGAGCGTGCGGGAAGCGGACGACAGCGATGATCGTTGATAAAGCATTACAAAAGCGCGGCTATAAAACGGCATTTGTTGCCACAGGGCAAACGGGCTTAATTCAAGGCGCTTCATACGGCTTTGCGATGGATGCGTTTCCGCTTCAATATATGATCGGCGAACTTGAACGAGAAGTTGTGCGCGCATATGAAACAGAACGTCCAGATATTATTATCGTTGAAGGCCAAGGGGCGCTTAGCCACCCAGCTTACGTCAGCTCGGCTGGCATTTTAAAAGGGGCGCGGCCGCAAGCCGTTATTTTACAACACCCACCGAAGCGAAAAGTGCTTGGTGATTTCCCGTTTGTTGAAATGCCAACAGTTGAAAGTGAAATTGCGTTAATTGAACATTTCGGAAAAACAAAAGTTGTTGCGATTACGTTAAATCATGAAGGTATGACAGATGACGAACTAAAACAAACCATTTACGAATACGAACGAAAATTCCGTATGCCTGTGACTGATGTATTAAAATACGGAGCCGACAAAGTCGTTGATCGTCTCATTGACTATTTCCCATCTCTACAAAAACTTGAGGTGGCGGTGTCATGA
- a CDS encoding Rpn family recombination-promoting nuclease/putative transposase, whose amino-acid sequence MPIDHDRLFKELIQTFFEEFIVLFFPTMHEHIDFRHVSFLSEELFTDVTAGEKYRVDLLVETKLKGEDSLIIVHIENQSYVQPSFPERMFIYFSRLFEKYRKHIVPIAVFSYDPIRDERSTFMIHFPFGKVLDFHFFTVELRKQNWRNYIRQDNPIAAALLSKMGYTESERVELKKQFLRMLVRMELDEAKQRLLFGFFETYVKLSDEEERRLRSEVNEMETKEKEQVMELIISYEQKALEKGREEGIEQGIKQGIKQGMKHLVQTMAKKGMSVEDIANITDLAEDEVRELLEKE is encoded by the coding sequence ATGCCGATTGACCACGACCGTTTGTTTAAAGAATTGATCCAAACGTTTTTTGAGGAGTTTATCGTTCTCTTTTTTCCAACGATGCATGAGCATATCGACTTTCGCCACGTATCGTTTTTATCGGAGGAGTTGTTTACCGATGTAACGGCAGGGGAGAAATACCGCGTTGATTTGTTGGTCGAAACGAAATTAAAAGGAGAGGATAGCCTCATTATTGTCCATATCGAAAACCAAAGCTACGTCCAACCGTCGTTCCCTGAACGCATGTTTATTTATTTTAGCCGTTTGTTTGAAAAATACCGTAAACATATTGTACCGATTGCTGTATTTAGCTACGATCCGATCCGCGACGAACGATCTACATTTATGATCCACTTTCCTTTTGGCAAAGTCCTCGATTTTCATTTTTTCACTGTGGAACTTCGGAAACAAAACTGGCGCAACTACATCCGCCAAGACAACCCGATCGCCGCTGCATTGTTAAGCAAGATGGGTTATACTGAAAGTGAACGGGTAGAACTGAAAAAACAATTTTTACGCATGCTTGTCCGAATGGAATTAGACGAAGCGAAACAACGGTTATTGTTTGGCTTTTTTGAAACATATGTGAAATTATCAGACGAAGAAGAACGAAGACTGCGAAGCGAGGTGAATGAAATGGAGACGAAAGAAAAAGAACAAGTGATGGAGTTGATTATTTCGTATGAACAAAAGGCGTTGGAAAAGGGAAGAGAAGAAGGGATAGAACAAGGAATCAAACAAGGAATCAAACAAGGGATGAAGCACCTTGTACAAACGATGGCCAAAAAAGGGATGAGTGTAGAAGATATCGCAAACATCACAGACCTTGCGGAAGATGAAGTGCGTGAGTTGTTAGAAAAGGAATAA
- a CDS encoding asparaginase: MKKILLLATGGTIASVPSEEGLTPKLTAKELTSYITIENQPYHLDSQILMNIDSTNMQPEHWRDIAEAIYEQYDRYDGFVVTHGTDTMAYTAAALSYMLQNVNKPIVLTGSQVPIGFPKTDAKKNIRDALRFACEDVSGVFVVFDGRVILGTRAVKMRTKSYDAFESINHPYVAYIHHDRINYQYELPKPSGELQFDPSLCPDVFLLKLHPGTKPEIFDYIRHLYRGVIIESFGSGGVPFQGRNLLPKMKELIDDGMAVVITTQCLEEGEDLTLYEVGRKVAQNTVILSGDMNTEAIVPKLMWALGKTSNLMEIKNMMETPIANDMTKKHEESWDA; the protein is encoded by the coding sequence ATGAAAAAAATTTTGTTGCTTGCGACAGGCGGCACAATTGCTTCCGTGCCAAGTGAAGAAGGATTGACACCGAAACTAACCGCAAAAGAATTAACAAGCTACATTACGATTGAAAATCAGCCGTATCATTTAGATAGCCAAATTTTAATGAACATCGATAGCACAAACATGCAGCCGGAGCATTGGCGTGACATTGCGGAGGCGATTTATGAGCAATACGATCGCTATGACGGCTTTGTCGTGACGCACGGAACGGATACGATGGCGTATACGGCAGCTGCGTTGTCATATATGCTTCAAAACGTGAATAAGCCGATTGTATTGACTGGCTCTCAAGTGCCGATCGGCTTTCCGAAAACGGATGCGAAAAAAAATATACGCGATGCGCTTCGCTTTGCGTGCGAAGATGTGAGTGGGGTGTTCGTCGTTTTCGATGGGCGCGTTATTTTAGGTACGCGGGCAGTAAAAATGCGGACGAAAAGCTATGATGCGTTCGAAAGCATTAACCATCCGTACGTCGCTTACATTCATCACGATCGCATCAATTATCAATACGAACTGCCAAAGCCGAGCGGCGAGTTGCAATTTGATCCGTCGCTTTGCCCGGACGTGTTTTTACTGAAGCTTCATCCGGGTACGAAGCCAGAAATATTTGATTACATTCGCCATTTATATCGCGGTGTGATTATTGAAAGTTTTGGAAGCGGGGGCGTGCCGTTTCAAGGGCGTAATTTATTGCCGAAAATGAAGGAACTGATCGACGATGGCATGGCGGTTGTTATTACGACGCAATGTTTAGAAGAAGGAGAAGATTTAACATTATATGAAGTCGGGCGAAAAGTGGCGCAAAATACGGTCATTTTATCAGGCGATATGAATACGGAAGCGATCGTACCGAAACTGATGTGGGCGTTAGGAAAAACGAGCAATTTGATGGAAATTAAAAACATGATGGAAACGCCAATCGCAAACGACATGACAAAAAAACATGAAGAAAGTTGGGATGCATAG
- a CDS encoding helix-turn-helix domain-containing protein — MISKRLSELRKRKQWSLQYIADQLNIAKSTYAGYESGYRQPSLEAVKELATLFGTTTDYLLGTTDEEQPSIELTRPTVRLTVDGEPLTEDEIIQLIAFIRAKRDIENKK, encoded by the coding sequence ATGATTTCAAAACGACTATCGGAATTAAGAAAGAGAAAGCAATGGTCGCTGCAATATATTGCCGACCAGCTAAATATTGCTAAAAGCACGTACGCAGGCTATGAATCTGGGTATCGCCAACCGTCGCTCGAAGCGGTCAAGGAGCTGGCAACGTTGTTTGGCACAACAACAGACTACTTACTCGGGACAACAGACGAGGAACAACCGTCGATCGAGCTCACTCGCCCGACGGTTCGACTGACAGTAGACGGTGAACCGTTAACGGAAGACGAAATCATTCAACTCATCGCATTCATCCGCGCAAAACGCGACATCGAAAATAAAAAATAG
- a CDS encoding serine/threonine protein kinase has product MIFIEKPYREGTVVNGRYTIEARLGEGSYGITYVARDEETNQLVVVKQMKRTKTKKRIASFEREALMLRKLNHPQIPKLYDMFDVRGIPHLVMEYIDGDTIETLIFEKKQTYGEKEAFSLLADVLRVVQYIHAHGIVHRDLRIPNIVFRNGIVYVLDFGLARFLYEKNERLFTLEQRLRRSIHVKSDIYALGHFLLFLLYSSYEPTEDKEKSWEDELSLSIEARHVLRRMLQLDLPYASVERLARDVAYVMK; this is encoded by the coding sequence ATGATTTTTATTGAAAAGCCGTATCGGGAAGGAACGGTCGTAAACGGGCGATACACGATTGAAGCGCGGCTCGGTGAAGGAAGCTACGGGATAACATATGTGGCGCGCGATGAGGAGACGAACCAGCTTGTCGTTGTAAAGCAAATGAAGCGGACGAAAACAAAGAAGCGAATCGCATCGTTTGAACGAGAAGCGCTCATGTTACGAAAGCTAAACCATCCGCAAATTCCAAAGCTATATGATATGTTCGATGTGCGCGGCATTCCGCATCTTGTCATGGAATATATCGATGGAGATACGATCGAAACGCTTATTTTTGAGAAAAAACAAACGTATGGGGAAAAAGAAGCGTTTTCGTTATTGGCAGATGTGTTACGTGTCGTGCAATACATCCACGCGCACGGCATTGTGCATCGCGATTTGCGCATTCCGAATATCGTCTTTCGCAATGGGATTGTATATGTGCTCGATTTTGGGCTTGCGCGCTTTTTATATGAAAAAAACGAACGGTTGTTCACGCTTGAACAGCGGCTAAGGCGAAGCATTCATGTAAAGAGCGACATATATGCCCTCGGTCATTTTTTACTGTTTTTGTTATATTCGTCTTATGAGCCAACAGAGGACAAAGAGAAAAGTTGGGAAGACGAACTTTCCTTGTCAATAGAAGCACGCCACGTGTTGCGGCGCATGTTGCAGTTGGATCTGCCGTATGCATCTGTTGAACGGCTAGCGCGCGATGTCGCATACGTGATGAAGTAG
- a CDS encoding AzlC family ABC transporter permease: MFHSGVKAGIAIAIGYAPVALTFGLLAKSTGLSIVETTLMSMIVFAGAAQYISLNLLSLGTGAFEIILTTFILNIRHFLMSASLNEKAERESLWKKALYAFGITDETFSVAAMKEGTVSASYMFGLIFISYSSWVINSAIGHIVGAYLPENVQQSLSVALYAMFIGLLVPAIKTERKALWLAISSGLMNCALFLWLNVPKGWAIVIATIVSAVVIQWLAEKGKETEYAQ; the protein is encoded by the coding sequence ATGTTTCATAGTGGTGTCAAAGCAGGAATCGCCATTGCGATTGGATATGCGCCCGTTGCGCTAACGTTCGGTTTGTTAGCCAAGTCGACAGGACTTTCGATTGTAGAAACAACGCTGATGAGCATGATTGTATTTGCGGGGGCGGCGCAATACATTTCGCTCAATTTACTTTCTCTTGGGACAGGCGCATTTGAAATCATTTTAACGACATTTATTTTAAACATTCGCCATTTTTTAATGTCGGCATCATTAAACGAAAAAGCCGAACGCGAGTCGCTTTGGAAAAAAGCGTTGTACGCATTCGGCATAACGGACGAAACGTTTTCTGTCGCTGCGATGAAAGAAGGGACCGTCTCCGCTTCGTATATGTTCGGGCTTATTTTTATTTCTTACAGCAGCTGGGTAATCAACTCTGCGATCGGGCATATCGTCGGCGCATATTTGCCGGAAAACGTACAACAAAGCTTATCTGTCGCCTTGTATGCGATGTTTATCGGCTTGTTAGTCCCAGCCATCAAAACAGAGCGAAAAGCGCTTTGGCTCGCGATCAGTTCCGGGCTAATGAACTGCGCGCTCTTCTTATGGCTCAACGTCCCAAAAGGATGGGCGATCGTCATCGCCACGATTGTATCGGCTGTGGTCATCCAATGGCTTGCCGAGAAAGGAAAGGAGACGGAATATGCGCAGTGA
- a CDS encoding AzlD domain-containing protein: protein MRSDIIFIILGMGIVTYIPRMLPLTLFHRIDLSPFWRGVLRNVPYATLGALIIPGIFLIQDDPWFGILGFFSAVLAASLGANVMIVVFVAVLVLSVYTTL, encoded by the coding sequence ATGCGCAGTGACATCATTTTTATCATTCTCGGCATGGGCATCGTCACATACATTCCGCGCATGCTTCCATTGACGCTTTTTCATCGCATCGACTTGTCGCCGTTTTGGCGCGGCGTGTTGCGAAACGTACCATACGCTACGCTTGGTGCGCTCATTATCCCAGGCATTTTTCTTATCCAAGACGATCCGTGGTTTGGCATTCTCGGCTTTTTTAGCGCCGTACTCGCCGCTTCACTCGGCGCTAACGTCATGATCGTCGTTTTCGTTGCGGTGCTTGTGTTAAGCGTGTATACGACACTATAA
- a CDS encoding DedA family protein codes for MENWIIHIIEQYGYIGILFLIALENVFPPIPSEVILTFGGFMTTKTNLTIGGVVVASTLGSVFGAAILYGVGLLMDIERLGKIVDKWGHILRLTKKDVDHANARFLKYGVWAVFLCRFIPLIRSLISIPAGMAHMKFSIFLLLTTIGTAIWNIVLIKIGAMVGESWENIVEYMNMYSHAVYALLIVLFIAFIVWLMKKKRA; via the coding sequence ATGGAAAATTGGATTATACATATTATAGAACAATACGGGTACATCGGCATTCTCTTTTTAATTGCGTTGGAAAACGTATTTCCCCCGATCCCTTCTGAAGTGATTTTAACTTTTGGCGGATTCATGACGACGAAAACGAATTTAACGATCGGTGGCGTAGTAGTTGCATCGACGCTAGGTTCTGTGTTTGGGGCTGCAATCCTTTACGGTGTCGGTTTGTTGATGGATATTGAGCGGCTCGGAAAAATCGTTGACAAATGGGGACATATTCTCCGCCTGACGAAAAAAGATGTCGATCATGCGAATGCTCGCTTTTTAAAATACGGGGTGTGGGCGGTATTTTTATGCCGTTTTATTCCTTTAATAAGAAGTTTAATTTCCATCCCAGCTGGCATGGCGCACATGAAATTTAGCATCTTTTTATTGTTGACAACGATTGGTACAGCCATTTGGAATATTGTACTCATTAAAATTGGCGCGATGGTTGGCGAATCGTGGGAAAATATTGTCGAGTATATGAACATGTATTCACATGCTGTTTATGCGTTGTTAATCGTTCTTTTTATTGCTTTTATTGTGTGGTTAATGAAAAAGAAAAGAGCTTAA
- a CDS encoding amino acid permease — MNLFRKKPIDVLLREAEGKGASLKKELGAFDLTMLGIGAIIGTGIFVLTGVAAAEHAGPALVLSFILSGLACVFAALCYAEFASTVPVSGSAYTYSYAAFGELMAWILGWDLILEYGVASSAVAVGWSGYFQGLLAGFGIELPKALTNAYDPAKGTFIDLPAILIVLLITFLLTRGVRKSARFNAVMVIIKVAVILLFLAVGVWYVKPENWTPFMPYGFSGVATGAATVFFAYIGFDAVSTAAEEVRNPQRNMPIGIIASLLICTLLYIAVSLVLTGIVPYDQLGVKNPVAFALNYIQQDWVAGFISLGAITGITTVLLVMMYGQTRLFYAISRDGLLPKVFSRVSPVRQVPFVNTWLTGLLVAFFAGVVPLNKLAELTNIGTLFAFIVVSAGVLVLRKTQPDLKRAFKTPLVPLVPLLAVAFCGYLVLQLPLTTWIGFVTWLLIGLVIYFTYGRKHSTLNEKASASE; from the coding sequence ATGAATTTATTCAGAAAGAAACCGATTGATGTCCTTCTGAGAGAAGCAGAAGGAAAAGGGGCATCACTAAAAAAAGAATTAGGTGCATTTGATTTAACGATGCTCGGAATTGGTGCGATCATCGGTACAGGAATTTTCGTACTTACAGGGGTAGCAGCAGCAGAACATGCCGGGCCAGCACTTGTTCTTTCATTTATTCTTTCCGGTCTTGCGTGCGTGTTTGCGGCACTTTGCTATGCAGAATTTGCATCGACTGTTCCGGTATCGGGAAGTGCGTATACGTATAGCTACGCAGCTTTTGGTGAATTAATGGCTTGGATTTTAGGTTGGGACTTAATTTTAGAGTACGGGGTCGCTTCCTCTGCCGTTGCGGTAGGATGGTCCGGTTATTTTCAAGGGTTGTTAGCAGGTTTTGGCATCGAACTTCCGAAAGCACTTACAAACGCTTACGACCCAGCAAAAGGAACATTTATTGACTTACCAGCCATTTTAATCGTTTTACTTATTACGTTCTTATTAACGCGTGGAGTAAGAAAATCGGCTCGCTTTAATGCGGTGATGGTAATTATTAAAGTTGCGGTTATATTATTGTTCCTTGCAGTTGGCGTATGGTATGTGAAGCCAGAAAACTGGACGCCATTTATGCCGTACGGTTTCTCAGGCGTTGCGACAGGAGCGGCGACAGTATTTTTCGCATACATCGGATTTGACGCCGTTTCTACTGCTGCGGAAGAAGTGAGAAATCCACAACGCAATATGCCAATCGGAATTATCGCATCACTTTTAATTTGTACGTTATTGTACATTGCCGTTTCACTCGTATTAACAGGTATTGTTCCGTATGATCAGCTAGGCGTAAAAAATCCGGTAGCATTTGCTTTAAACTACATCCAACAAGATTGGGTCGCTGGATTTATTTCACTTGGAGCAATTACAGGAATTACAACAGTATTGCTCGTTATGATGTACGGTCAAACTCGTTTATTCTATGCAATTAGCCGTGACGGATTGTTGCCAAAAGTATTTTCACGTGTTAGCCCAGTTAGACAAGTTCCATTTGTGAACACATGGCTAACAGGTTTATTAGTTGCGTTCTTTGCAGGAGTTGTACCATTAAATAAACTTGCAGAATTGACAAATATCGGAACATTGTTCGCGTTTATCGTCGTTTCAGCGGGTGTTCTTGTTTTACGTAAAACGCAGCCAGATTTAAAACGGGCGTTTAAAACACCACTCGTTCCACTTGTGCCATTATTGGCGGTGGCGTTCTGCGGCTATTTAGTGCTTCAATTGCCGTTAACGACGTGGATCGGTTTCGTGACTTGGTTATTGATTGGTCTTGTGATTTACTTCACCTACGGACGCAAACATAGCACGCTAAACGAAAAAGCTTCTGCTAGCGAATAA